One genomic segment of Streptococcus salivarius includes these proteins:
- the hisG gene encoding ATP phosphoribosyltransferase gives MTSNQITIALTKGRIEKDTVKLLEKAGFDMSFMADKGRNLIFESPDKRFRFLLVKAPDVTTYVRHGVADIGIVGKDVLVEHPTGYLEMLDLNFGLCKFSVASTEDYNPDDHKRKRIATKYPTIATDYFNQKGEDVEIISIQGSVEIAPVIGLADAIVDIVETGNTLVANGLKVYEDICRISARMIVNKASLKNNKEVLPFICKIESLVGNEEVPFE, from the coding sequence ATGACTAGCAATCAAATCACAATTGCCTTAACCAAGGGGCGAATTGAGAAAGATACAGTTAAATTACTAGAAAAAGCTGGCTTTGACATGTCCTTCATGGCTGATAAGGGCCGTAATTTGATTTTCGAAAGTCCTGACAAACGTTTCCGTTTTCTATTGGTCAAGGCTCCAGATGTGACCACCTATGTCCGACACGGTGTCGCAGATATTGGGATTGTTGGGAAGGATGTTCTAGTTGAACATCCGACAGGCTATTTGGAAATGTTAGACCTTAATTTTGGCCTTTGTAAATTCTCCGTAGCATCAACAGAAGACTATAATCCTGATGACCATAAGCGTAAACGTATCGCCACCAAGTATCCAACCATTGCGACGGACTATTTTAATCAAAAGGGTGAGGATGTTGAGATTATTTCAATTCAGGGGAGTGTTGAGATTGCCCCGGTCATTGGTCTAGCGGATGCCATTGTCGATATTGTGGAAACAGGGAATACCCTTGTTGCTAATGGCTTAAAAGTTTATGAAGATATTTGCAGGATTTCAGCACGCATGATTGTTAATAAGGCTTCTTTGAAAAATAACAAGGAAGTTCTACCATTCATTTGTAAGATTGAATCACTTGTAGGGAACGAGGAGGTACCGTTCGAATGA
- a CDS encoding ATP phosphoribosyltransferase regulatory subunit: MKKTTLALGMHDKLFKRARTMYQIEHRICDLLMTKGFLRIETPTLEHFEVFSDLVDNGNYNFFDKNGDLVSLRPDITSQIGRVIASTQVHTPIKFSYSGKVFNYNEEMRGLSNEHTQAGIEIIGFPVHQAMEEAVISAKEALDAAGVKNYKFEFSHARLLQLIFEELDLPSVKEAELAAYIRDKSITGLKEFTKENPSQYDKVLEQLPFLFGETKAVLTKARQLTDSEAFLTALDSLEVLTNRLSDSLPETTLDLAQLPAVPYYTGMMFKVFGDKVPDAFVSGGRYDKLFERFGATELTAVGWAIDVDSVYQAVHDDVEFGGDLDD, encoded by the coding sequence ATGAAAAAAACGACATTAGCCTTAGGAATGCACGATAAACTTTTCAAACGTGCCCGTACCATGTATCAGATTGAGCATCGTATCTGTGACTTGTTGATGACAAAGGGTTTCCTTCGAATTGAGACACCAACCTTGGAGCATTTCGAAGTCTTTAGCGATCTTGTGGATAATGGTAACTATAATTTCTTTGATAAAAATGGAGATCTTGTTAGCCTACGTCCTGATATTACCAGCCAAATTGGGCGCGTGATTGCTTCGACACAAGTTCATACACCCATTAAATTTTCTTACTCTGGAAAAGTCTTTAACTACAATGAGGAGATGCGTGGCCTATCCAATGAGCATACGCAAGCTGGTATTGAGATCATAGGATTCCCTGTTCACCAGGCCATGGAAGAAGCTGTGATATCTGCTAAAGAGGCTCTGGATGCTGCCGGTGTCAAAAATTACAAGTTTGAGTTTTCACATGCTCGTCTCTTGCAACTCATTTTTGAAGAATTAGACCTTCCATCAGTAAAAGAAGCAGAGTTGGCCGCCTATATCCGTGACAAATCAATCACAGGCCTCAAGGAATTCACCAAAGAAAATCCAAGTCAATATGACAAGGTCTTGGAACAGTTGCCCTTCCTCTTTGGTGAGACCAAGGCTGTTTTGACCAAGGCTAGACAGTTGACAGACAGTGAAGCCTTTTTGACGGCCTTGGATAGTTTGGAAGTCTTAACCAATCGCTTATCAGATAGTCTCCCAGAGACGACGCTTGATTTGGCTCAATTGCCAGCAGTGCCTTACTACACAGGCATGATGTTTAAGGTCTTCGGTGATAAGGTGCCGGATGCCTTTGTATCAGGTGGCCGCTACGATAAACTATTTGAACGCTTTGGTGCTACCGAGTTAACAGCGGTTGGTTGGGCCATTGATGTCGATTCGGTCTATCAAGCAGTGCATGATGATGTGGAATTTGGAGGTGACTTAGATGACTAG
- the hisC gene encoding histidinol-phosphate transaminase, whose translation MEIKGLRKIEPYVAGSQPAEKNIIKLNTNENAYGPSPAVHQALASFDAHQLRKYSTLDQAALRQALSEQLGVTADQVIIGNGSDDILSMAFLAFFNSEEEVLFPDLTYGFYKVWADLYRIPFREVPLNSSFEIDTQDYLVENGGIVLTNPNAPTGIYKPLDQIEEIVKANQSVVVIIDEAYINFGGETVLPLLEKYDNVFITRTFSKDASLAGLRVGYGIGSPKLMAVINAVKNSVNPYNVDSIAEVLATAAVKSWDYYEDSCAKIMATRDWFSQELKAIGFDVLPSKTNFVLVKPHGVTAGQLFDYLQSKKIYVRYFPKVERISDRLRISIGTQDEMERVLMTIQELQA comes from the coding sequence ATGGAAATCAAAGGATTACGAAAGATTGAACCCTATGTGGCAGGTAGTCAGCCTGCTGAGAAAAATATCATTAAGTTGAATACTAATGAAAATGCCTATGGACCAAGTCCAGCAGTCCATCAAGCTTTAGCATCCTTTGATGCCCATCAGTTACGCAAGTATTCGACTTTGGATCAAGCTGCTTTGCGTCAAGCCTTATCTGAACAGTTAGGTGTTACTGCCGATCAAGTGATTATTGGAAATGGGTCAGACGATATTTTGTCAATGGCATTTCTAGCTTTCTTTAATAGCGAGGAAGAAGTCTTGTTTCCAGATTTGACCTATGGTTTTTACAAGGTATGGGCAGATTTGTATCGCATCCCATTTAGAGAAGTGCCCTTGAACTCTTCATTTGAGATTGATACTCAAGATTATCTGGTTGAAAATGGTGGGATTGTCCTTACTAACCCAAATGCGCCAACAGGTATTTATAAACCTCTCGATCAAATTGAAGAAATCGTAAAGGCCAACCAGTCAGTAGTTGTGATTATCGACGAAGCCTATATTAATTTTGGTGGGGAGACTGTCTTACCTCTCCTAGAAAAGTATGACAATGTGTTTATCACAAGGACCTTTTCTAAGGACGCCTCACTTGCAGGCTTGCGTGTCGGCTATGGCATCGGAAGTCCTAAACTAATGGCTGTGATCAATGCCGTCAAGAATTCAGTCAATCCCTATAATGTGGATAGCATCGCAGAAGTCTTGGCGACTGCAGCCGTTAAGTCTTGGGATTATTATGAAGATAGCTGCGCTAAGATTATGGCCACACGTGACTGGTTTAGCCAAGAATTGAAGGCTATTGGCTTTGATGTTCTTCCTTCAAAAACCAATTTTGTTTTGGTCAAACCACACGGAGTGACTGCAGGCCAATTGTTTGACTATCTCCAAAGTAAGAAAATTTATGTCCGTTATTTTCCAAAAGTGGAGCGTATTTCCGACAGACTACGCATCTCGATTGGAACTCAGGATGAGATGGAGCGCGTACTAATGACAATACAGGAGTTACAAGCATGA